In Halolamina litorea, the genomic window GCCCTTAGCAGGGGCGTTCTGCAGACTGCCTCGCGCGATGCCGACCCGCTCACCACCGCGTTGGGCGTCGCTCTCCTGATCATACTCATCGGGTTCTCCGCGTTCTTCTCCTCCTCGGAGATCGCGATGTTCTCGCTGGCGAGCCACCGCATCGACGCACTCGTCGAGGAGGGCGTCCCAGGGGCGTCGCGGGTCAAGGAACTAACCGACGACCCTCACCGGCTGCTGGTGACGATCCTCGTCGGCAACAACATCGCCAACATCGCCATGTCCTCCATCGCGACGTGGCTGTTCGGCTTCTACATGACGCAGGGACAGGCCGTGCTCGCGGCGACGTTCGGTATCACGACGGTTGTGTTGCTGTTCGGCGAGAGCGCGCCGAAGTCCTACGCCGTCGAGAACACCGAGTCGTGGGCGCTCCGGATCGCCCGGCCGCTGCGCTACAGCGAGCGCCTGCTGCTCCCGCTGATCGTCGTCTTCGACTACCTCACGCGCATGATCAACCGCGTTACCGGCGGTGGCTCGGCCATCGAGGACTCCTACGTCACCCGCGACGAGATCCAGAACATGATCCAGACCGGGGAGCGCGAAGGGGTCATCGACGAGGAGGAGCGCGAGATGCTCCAGCGCATCTTCCGGTTCAACCAGACGATCGCCAAGGAGGTCATGACCCCCCGGCTGGACATGACCGCGGTCCCGAAGGACGCCACCGTCGAGGAGGCCATCGAGGAGTGTGTCCAGTCGGACCACGAGC contains:
- a CDS encoding hemolysin family protein; translation: MGLLPPVASALSRGVLQTASRDADPLTTALGVALLIILIGFSAFFSSSEIAMFSLASHRIDALVEEGVPGASRVKELTDDPHRLLVTILVGNNIANIAMSSIATWLFGFYMTQGQAVLAATFGITTVVLLFGESAPKSYAVENTESWALRIARPLRYSERLLLPLIVVFDYLTRMINRVTGGGSAIEDSYVTRDEIQNMIQTGEREGVIDEEEREMLQRIFRFNQTIAKEVMTPRLDMTAVPKDATVEEAIEECVQSDHERVPVYEGNLDNIIGVVNIRNLVRAAHYGEGEPTLADLVQPTLHVPESKNVDELLQEIQDNRLRMVIVIDEFGTTEGLITMEDMVEEIVGDILEGDEEEAIEFVDDDTAIVRGEVNIDEVNEALGLDLPEGEEFETLAGFIFNRAGRLVEEGEEITYDGVRIQVEDVDTTRIKRARVTITEEHYATSDPDNDTDEESVDADADAE